Proteins encoded in a region of the Labeo rohita strain BAU-BD-2019 chromosome 22, IGBB_LRoh.1.0, whole genome shotgun sequence genome:
- the LOC127153417 gene encoding E3 SUMO-protein ligase ZBED1, with protein MAGAASSGKGKEMEMVEPKAGFKSDVWKHFGFSLKRNEKGEKVTDKENTVCRHCQTVVKYKSGNTTNMRSHLLNHHPEKLREDTRSKIQSGQKTIKEAFTASLPHNSAGAQEITRCIGEYIAKDLRPFSVVDNEGFKRLVNMLEPKYKISSRPHFSQTVLPALYKETRAKVEQSLKQAECISITTDGWTSQATQSYVTITAHAMTSEWEIKTFVLQTRVLFESHTGHNIGEVLKSAVSEWELDMIYNNNHQGIAVFTDNARNMGVAVKEAGLSPHVKCFAHTLNFASQAGLKVNRVSRLLGRVRRVAAFFHRSSTATAVLTSKQRMLNLPVHKLIMDVITRWNSSLDMIERYLEQEQAIAAALLSSEVRHNAREIDNLEAADIADAEDIVKLLTPLKKATTVLCDESQPTISLIMPLKHMIQVSMAPCDVDSNTVSQMKAAILIDLADRYQGEQAEFLYESSALDPRFRALPHLNNSERDEIFNRLKLKATQMQNQNPSEEEGAAPGSHEHVVGHSKTDLPQKAHAVGGFSPPSKKTALEDLLGDSFSQGDSRTQHTAQIDAEIDLYRKETSISLMACPLEWWKDNAQRYPLLSTLTKSYLSVPATSIPNMKAK; from the exons ATGGCGGGTGCTGCTAGTAGCGGCAAAGGAAAAGAGATGGAAATGGTTGAACCTAAAGCGGGTTTTAAATCGGATGTGTGGAAGCATTTCGGTTTCTCTCTGAAAAGAAACGAGAAAGGAGAAAAGGTGACAGACAAAGAAAACACGGTATGCAGGCACTGCCAGACTGTGGTGAAATACAAGTCGGGGAATACGACTAACATGAGGAGCCATTTGTTAAATCATCACCCCGAAAAGTTACGTGAAGATACGAGGAGCAAAATCCAGTCGGGCCAAAAGACTATAAAAGAAGCATTTACAGCCTCACTCCCCCACAACAGTGCGGGAGCACAAGAAATCACAAGATGCATTGGTGAATATATAGCCAAAGACCTACGGCCCTTTTCGGTGGTGGATAATGAAGGTTTTAAGAGGTTAGTAAACATGCTGGAGCCAAAGTATAAAATCTCGTCGCGGCCACACTTTAGTCAAACTGTTTTACCAGCTCTTTACAAAGAGACAAGGGCGAAAGTTGAACAGAGCCTCAAACAAGCAGAGTGCATCTCAATCACCACAGATGGGTGGACTTCACAAGCTACTCAGAGCTATGTTACCATCACAGCACATGCTATGACAAGTGAATGGGAGATAAAAACTTTTGTCCTACAGACACGGGTACTCTTTGAGTCACACACTGGACACAACATAGGCGAGGTGTTAAAATCTGCTGTTTCAGAGTGGGAGCTTGACATGATTTACAACAACAATCACCAGGGCATCGCTGTGTTTACTGACAACGCAAGAAACATGGGTGTAGCGGTGAAAGAGGCTGGTCTGTCCCCACATGTAAAGTGTTTTGCTCACACCTTAAATTTTGCGTCCCAGGCAGGTTTGAAGGTAAACCGTGTCAGTCGTCTGCTTGGCAGAGTGAGGCGTGTAGCAGCGTTTTTTCACCGCAGTTCAACTGCAACAGCTGTGCTGACCTCCAAGCAGCGAATGTTAAACCTGCCAGTACATAAACTGATAATGGATGTAATAACTAGGTGGAACAGCTCACTTGACATGATTGAGCGCTACCTGGAGCAAGAACAGGCAATTGCTGCAGCCCTACTGAGTTCTGAAGTCAGGCACAATGCACGTGAAATAGACAATCTAGAAGCAGCTGACATCGCAGATGCTGAGGACATCGTTAAACTTCTCACACCCTTGAAAAAAGCAACCACTGTGCTGTGCGACGAATCTCAACCAACAATCTCTCTTATCATGCCTCTCAAACACATGATTCAAGTGAGCATGGCACCGTGCGATGTAGACTCAAACACCGTCTCTCAAATGAAGGCAGCAATATTGATTGATTTGGCAGACCGTTACCAAGGGGAGCAAGCAGAGTTTCTGTATGAGAGCAGTGCGTTGGACCCCCGGTTCCGGGCCCTCCCCCATCTGAATAACAGTGAAAGGGATGAAATTTTCAACAGGCTTAAGTTAAAAGCAACACAGATGCAGAACCag AACCCTAGTGAAGAGGAAGGTGCAGCACCAGGCAGCCATGAACATGTAGTTGGACACTCAAAAACTGACCTGCCACAAAAAGCACATGCTGTGGGAGGTTTCTCTCCTCCATCCAAAAAGACTGCTCTTGAAGATCTCCTTGGGGATTCTTTTAGTCAAGGGGACAGCAGAACACAGCACACTGCTCAGATTGATGCAGAAATTGACTTGTACCGCAAAGAGACCTCTATCTCACTCATGGCTTGTCCTCTCGAGTGGTGGAAAGACAATGCACAACGTTACCCACTGCTGTCAACCTTGACCAAGTCATATCTCTCTGTCCCAGCAACCTCAATCCCAA ATATGAAGGCCAAGTGA